Genomic segment of Pseudomonas sp. CCI4.2:
CAGCTTCCCGAATGAATTCGGTCCCATAGAAATGGTGATATGCCCCCAAAACCCAGGCACACAAAAACGCCCGGCATTAACCGGGCGTATTTGTTTAGGCCTGTTAGCGGGCGCGGTAAGTAATGCGGCCCTTGCTCAAGTCGTACGGCGTCATTTCGACGCGCACTTTGTCACCGGTAAGAATACGGATGTAGTTCTTGCGCATTTTGCCGGAGATATGCGCGGTGACTATGTGCCCATTCTCCAACTCCACACGGAACATGGTGTTGGGCAGGGTGTCGACGACAGTACCTTCCATTTCCAAGCTGTCTTCTTTCGACATGCAGTAAAAGCCCTCGGTATCCAATGAGTGGCCCGGTGCAACTGCGCCAGGCAAAAGCGGCGTGCATTGTGCCCGAAAAATAGGGGTTTAGCCAAGCGCTTCAATAAAGAGTGACCCAACGTTGATTTGTCAGTAGCTCGATGGGTCGGTATTGGGTTTTGTAATTCATCTTTTTGCAGTTCTTTATCCAGTAGCCCAAGTACACCGCATGCAGCTGTAGCCGGGCGGCTTCGGCTATCTGCCAAAGAATTGCGTAGCGCCCCAGACTGCGGCGCTCTTCGGCGGGTTCGTAGAAGGTATAAACCGCTGAAAGACCGTTGGGCAGAAGGTCGGTAACGGCCACCGCCAACAGGCGACCGTCGAGGCGAAATTCATAGAACGTCGAAAACGGCAGGTCACGGATCAAAAAAGTCGAAAACTGATCGCGGCTGGGAGGATACATGTCGCCGTCGGCATGACGCTGCTCGATGTAACGCTGATACAGGTCGAAGTACTCTTCGCTGAAATGAGGCTTTGCTGCGCGGACTTGCACATCAGCGTTGCGTTTGAATATACGTTTTTGCTGGCGATCTGGAACGAACAGTCCGACGGGAATGCGCGCAGGAACGCAGGCGCTGCAGTTTTGGCAGTGAGGCCGATACAGGTGGTCGCCGCTGCGGCGAAAACCCATGTCGGAAAGGTCGGCATACACCTGAACATCCATTGGCTGGCTTGGGTCCAGAAATAACGTCGTCGCTTGTTCCTCAGGCAAATAGCTGCAGGAATGGGGTTGAGTGGCATAGAACTTAAGCCGCGCCAGCTCGGTCATGGATCAACCCTCGGATAAAATCTTTAGTTAGAGTGTATGTCAGGCTATGAAACTCGCCTAGGTAACCAGTCGGCAACAGTGGGTCTATCCAGATGGGCGTGAAGGTAGTCAGCAAACGTCTTGCGCGCAATGGATCTGGCGCCAAAGCTCTCAAGGTGCTGAGTGGGCATCTGGCAGTCAATCAAAACGAAACCCCAAGCGATCAGCCGTTCTACCAGCGTTGCAAATCCCACTTTTGAGGCGTTGTCCGTCAGGCTAAACATGGACTCGCCGAAAAACAGTTGACCCATCGCCAAGCCATAAAGTCCGCCGACGAGCAGACCGTCTTCCCACACTTCCACGCTGTGTGCGAAGCCGCGTTGATGCAGTTCAAGGTAGGCCGACTGCATGGCGTCGGTAATCCAGGTGCCGTCGGCGTAGCTACGCGGTGCGGCGCAGGCGTGAATCACCGCCGCAAAGTCCTGAT
This window contains:
- the infA gene encoding translation initiation factor IF-1, encoding MSKEDSLEMEGTVVDTLPNTMFRVELENGHIVTAHISGKMRKNYIRILTGDKVRVEMTPYDLSKGRITYRAR
- a CDS encoding arginyltransferase — protein: MTELARLKFYATQPHSCSYLPEEQATTLFLDPSQPMDVQVYADLSDMGFRRSGDHLYRPHCQNCSACVPARIPVGLFVPDRQQKRIFKRNADVQVRAAKPHFSEEYFDLYQRYIEQRHADGDMYPPSRDQFSTFLIRDLPFSTFYEFRLDGRLLAVAVTDLLPNGLSAVYTFYEPAEERRSLGRYAILWQIAEAARLQLHAVYLGYWIKNCKKMNYKTQYRPIELLTNQRWVTLY
- the aat gene encoding leucyl/phenylalanyl-tRNA--protein transferase, with translation MLTWLQRNTLTFPPLEKAMREPNGLLAAGGDLCADRLIQAYRHGCFPWFQEGQPILWWSPDPRTVLFPEELHVSRSLSKVMRQGHFQVTFDQDFAAVIHACAAPRSYADGTWITDAMQSAYLELHQRGFAHSVEVWEDGLLVGGLYGLAMGQLFFGESMFSLTDNASKVGFATLVERLIAWGFVLIDCQMPTQHLESFGARSIARKTFADYLHAHLDRPTVADWLPRRVS